The proteins below are encoded in one region of Shewanella algae:
- the hydE gene encoding [FeFe] hydrogenase H-cluster radical SAM maturase HydE, with amino-acid sequence MKPAENLGSAEIRALLCGEADDWLFARADAVKRQYFGKEIWLRGIVEFSSYCRCDCHYCGLRAANRDIERYRLSHQEIIDSALKVDKAGIGTLVLQSGEDSRFRQDGISHILSTIKQQTQLAITLSLGERSHSELALWREAGADRYLLKLETLDAELYSRLRPGRVLDKRLRLLETLKSLGYETGSGIICGLPGSKSDALADALLALSAMELEMLAVGPFVCHPQTPLANTANGNVLECQRASAILRLLNPGANIPATSALDALQKGARLESLSRGCNVLMPSFTPQKDSSKYLIYPGKNASGCPLEQRLADIRLSLKARGLYCSADRGNARRQINV; translated from the coding sequence ATGAAACCGGCCGAAAATCTGGGTTCAGCAGAAATCAGAGCCTTGCTCTGCGGCGAAGCCGATGACTGGCTGTTTGCCCGCGCCGATGCGGTCAAGCGCCAGTACTTTGGCAAGGAGATCTGGCTCAGAGGCATAGTGGAGTTTTCCAGCTATTGCCGCTGTGACTGTCACTACTGTGGCCTGAGAGCCGCCAATCGCGACATTGAGCGTTACCGGCTCAGCCACCAGGAAATCATCGACTCGGCCCTCAAAGTAGATAAAGCCGGCATCGGCACCCTGGTGCTGCAATCCGGTGAAGACAGCCGCTTTCGCCAGGACGGCATAAGCCACATCCTCAGCACCATCAAACAGCAAACCCAGTTGGCCATCACGCTATCTTTGGGTGAACGCAGCCACAGTGAACTGGCGCTCTGGCGCGAAGCCGGCGCCGACCGCTATCTGTTGAAACTGGAAACCCTGGATGCCGAGCTCTATAGCCGCCTGCGCCCGGGAAGAGTGCTGGACAAACGCCTAAGGCTACTGGAAACCCTCAAGAGCCTGGGTTATGAGACCGGCAGTGGCATTATCTGTGGCCTGCCGGGCAGCAAGAGCGATGCCCTGGCTGACGCCCTGTTGGCGCTCTCAGCCATGGAACTGGAGATGTTGGCGGTTGGTCCCTTTGTCTGTCATCCACAAACCCCGCTGGCAAACACGGCCAACGGCAATGTGCTTGAGTGCCAGCGAGCCAGCGCCATACTCAGGCTACTCAATCCCGGTGCCAACATTCCTGCCACCAGCGCCCTGGATGCCTTGCAAAAAGGCGCCAGGCTCGAATCTCTGAGCCGCGGCTGCAATGTGCTTATGCCCTCGTTCACGCCACAGAAAGACAGCAGCAAATACCTTATTTACCCCGGCAAGAATGCCTCCGGCTGCCCGCTGGAGCAGCGTCTCGCCGATATCAGACTCAGCCTTAAAGCCCGCGGCTTGTATTGCTCTGCGGACAGAGGCAACGCCAGGAGACAAATTAATGTGTAA
- the hydF gene encoding [FeFe] hydrogenase H-cluster maturation GTPase HydF, with translation MCNSAPNAAPRGVRLHIVLCGRRNAGKSSLLNYLSNQQSAIVSETKGTTTDAVRKPFELHPVGPATLIDTAGLDDTGALGLQRIAASRRALQQADIAVYVLDEQGLDEFDRDWLLLLQSWQLPILVVANKQDLAPLPTEHQHWLNDQGIKFLCLSTQEAKHREDLVEQLVQLVPADFRCDPVLAADCYRIGEQLLLVAPIDSAAPKGRLILPQVQVLREALDNGAIASICRESELATALAAMPTPPALVVTDAQAVRQVAAQVPNSIPLTTFSTLFARAKGDLPAQLQGAEMLERLEDGDRVLIAEACSHEVQDEDIGRVKIPAAIVKLTGKQLQFSVCAGHDFPADLEHYKLVVHCGACMLGRAEMQRRILECRRRGVAITNYGLVLAKASGVLERVSAPLLPADADAN, from the coding sequence ATGTGTAATTCGGCCCCCAATGCTGCCCCCCGCGGGGTCAGACTGCACATAGTATTGTGTGGTCGTCGCAACGCCGGGAAGTCCTCCCTGCTCAATTACTTATCCAACCAACAGAGTGCCATAGTCTCTGAGACCAAGGGCACCACTACAGATGCGGTGCGCAAGCCCTTTGAACTGCATCCGGTCGGCCCCGCTACCCTGATAGATACCGCCGGACTGGACGATACCGGCGCCCTGGGGCTTCAGCGAATAGCCGCCAGTCGCCGGGCGCTGCAACAGGCCGATATCGCCGTCTATGTGCTGGATGAACAGGGGTTGGATGAGTTTGATCGCGACTGGCTGTTACTGCTGCAAAGCTGGCAGCTGCCGATCCTGGTGGTAGCGAACAAGCAAGATCTGGCCCCTTTGCCCACGGAGCATCAGCACTGGCTCAACGACCAAGGCATCAAGTTCTTATGCCTGTCGACCCAAGAGGCAAAACACCGGGAAGACTTGGTCGAGCAGCTGGTTCAACTGGTACCGGCGGATTTTCGTTGCGACCCCGTGCTGGCCGCCGACTGTTACCGCATAGGAGAACAACTGCTGCTGGTCGCCCCGATAGATTCGGCGGCCCCCAAGGGCAGATTGATTTTGCCTCAGGTGCAGGTTCTCAGAGAAGCGCTGGATAACGGTGCCATCGCCAGCATCTGCCGTGAGTCTGAGTTGGCCACGGCCTTGGCCGCCATGCCCACGCCACCGGCGCTGGTTGTGACCGATGCCCAGGCGGTGAGACAAGTGGCCGCTCAGGTACCCAACAGCATTCCTCTGACCACCTTCTCCACCCTGTTTGCCCGGGCCAAGGGCGATCTACCGGCGCAGCTGCAAGGCGCCGAGATGCTCGAAAGGCTCGAGGATGGCGATCGGGTACTGATCGCCGAGGCCTGTAGCCATGAGGTGCAGGATGAAGATATAGGCAGAGTGAAGATCCCGGCGGCCATCGTCAAATTGACCGGCAAACAGTTGCAGTTCAGCGTCTGTGCCGGTCATGACTTTCCGGCCGATTTGGAACACTACAAACTGGTAGTGCACTGCGGCGCCTGTATGTTGGGGCGGGCGGAGATGCAGCGGCGCATTCTCGAATGTCGCCGCCGCGGCGTCGCCATCACCAACTATGGACTGGTGTTGGCCAAGGCCAGTGGCGTGCTGGAAAGAGTCAGTGCGCCGCTGCTGCCAGCTGACGCCGACGCCAACTAA
- a CDS encoding ABC transporter permease: MTAKPLSLWQLIWLDLRALVRDKAISLTLFGGVLFYAVLYPLPYLHQVPTEQQLVVVDHDNSSLSRRLIRHADASARIQVVGRVGSIDEAKAWVTDGRAHGLLVIPFDFRRDLLLGRGATLSFGGDASYFLIYSAVVEGLVSAGMDAGKQIQLKGLLASGQSPEAAAQSLAPIKLNAVPAFNKGLGYTPYVVPGLFLLILHQTLLIGTGILGAGQWRQPGYWNRVSPLMLVSARVLAFGLLYCLFSALYIGWCYYFYQVSLQASLGQVLLLMLPFLLTTASAGVALSCLFVRRELPTQILLLVSMPILFVSGFVWPLALIPEPLVWLSQVIPAVPAIMGMLQLNQMGADWAVIAPKWLQLWGLLLLFFPLAVWGVSWRRRQLAAAAH; this comes from the coding sequence ATGACAGCCAAGCCCCTCTCGTTATGGCAGTTGATCTGGCTGGATTTACGCGCCTTGGTGCGTGACAAGGCGATCTCTTTGACCCTGTTTGGCGGCGTGCTCTTCTATGCGGTGCTCTATCCCTTGCCTTATCTGCATCAGGTGCCCACAGAGCAGCAGTTGGTGGTGGTGGATCACGATAACTCTTCGCTGTCACGGCGGCTTATCCGTCACGCCGATGCCAGTGCCCGTATCCAGGTCGTCGGTCGGGTCGGCTCCATCGACGAAGCCAAGGCCTGGGTCACCGATGGCCGCGCCCATGGTTTATTGGTGATCCCGTTTGATTTTCGCCGCGATCTGTTGCTGGGACGGGGCGCGACTTTGAGCTTCGGCGGTGATGCCAGTTACTTCCTGATCTATTCCGCTGTGGTAGAAGGTTTGGTGAGTGCCGGTATGGATGCCGGCAAGCAGATCCAGCTCAAGGGACTATTGGCCTCGGGCCAGAGCCCTGAGGCCGCGGCCCAGAGTCTGGCGCCGATTAAACTCAATGCCGTGCCCGCATTCAATAAAGGTTTGGGTTATACCCCCTATGTGGTGCCAGGCTTGTTTCTGCTGATTTTGCACCAGACCTTGTTGATAGGCACAGGCATACTCGGCGCCGGTCAGTGGCGCCAGCCGGGCTATTGGAACCGGGTCAGCCCCTTGATGCTGGTCAGTGCCCGGGTGTTGGCCTTCGGCTTGCTCTATTGCCTGTTCAGTGCGCTCTATATTGGCTGGTGTTATTACTTCTATCAGGTGAGTCTGCAGGCGAGTCTTGGTCAGGTATTGTTGCTGATGTTGCCTTTCCTGCTGACCACCGCCAGCGCCGGGGTAGCGCTCAGCTGTCTGTTTGTGCGGCGCGAGTTGCCGACTCAGATCCTGCTGCTGGTATCCATGCCTATCCTGTTTGTCAGTGGCTTTGTCTGGCCCTTGGCATTGATCCCTGAGCCCTTGGTATGGCTGTCGCAGGTGATCCCGGCTGTGCCGGCGATTATGGGAATGTTGCAGCTGAACCAGATGGGAGCCGATTGGGCGGTTATTGCCCCCAAATGGTTACAGCTGTGGGGGCTATTGTTGCTGTTCTTCCCTCTGGCGGTTTGGGGCGTTAGTTGGCGTCGGCGTCAGCTGGCAGCAGCGGCGCACTGA
- a CDS encoding ABC transporter permease, with the protein MKKLLRREWQAVWRDPWQLALISYLPLIGVLCLWWLFSAGLPRQLPVALVDQDNSSLSRELGRHLEANPVIAPRRYLALDEAVEAMRRGEVYALVILPYGLKQELLTGHTPTIDLRYNGQFLLVGKLLASQLQLTLADGLQQVARLKQLAAGVNPSQVEVHLSPVSTQTTALFNRNNNYVGFLVPPVLIALWQLLAMLAFAGSLNRELRQDTLGECFRLGMPSVLLSKFVVNGAFMLLHGGFILVLLYQLLGLPIAGQLLWLLPMQILMLMAVWLWVQGIFFMLADSARVISFCTALFAPAFAFMGITFPTGEMPLLAQWWRLLMPSSHYIESHVALVSYGAGPASLLPQALGYLGFLLLLIPSWFFARRYARVLQSQLPLEETL; encoded by the coding sequence ATGAAGAAGTTGCTTCGGCGAGAGTGGCAGGCTGTCTGGCGCGATCCCTGGCAGCTGGCACTGATAAGCTATCTGCCGCTTATCGGTGTGCTCTGTCTTTGGTGGTTGTTTTCCGCCGGGTTGCCCAGGCAGTTGCCGGTGGCGCTGGTGGATCAGGACAACTCCAGCCTCAGTCGTGAGCTGGGGCGTCATCTTGAAGCTAATCCTGTCATCGCCCCCAGGCGTTATCTGGCGCTGGACGAGGCGGTCGAGGCGATGCGCCGCGGCGAGGTCTATGCCTTGGTCATCTTGCCCTATGGTCTGAAGCAGGAACTGCTGACCGGGCACACTCCCACCATAGATTTACGTTACAACGGCCAGTTTTTGCTGGTGGGCAAGCTGCTGGCCAGTCAGTTGCAACTGACCCTGGCCGATGGTTTGCAGCAGGTGGCCAGGCTCAAGCAACTGGCGGCAGGCGTCAACCCGTCCCAGGTTGAGGTGCACCTCAGCCCTGTAAGCACCCAAACCACGGCGCTGTTCAACCGCAATAACAACTATGTCGGCTTCCTGGTGCCGCCTGTGCTGATAGCTCTGTGGCAACTGCTGGCCATGTTGGCCTTTGCCGGCAGTCTCAACCGTGAGCTGCGCCAGGATACCTTGGGCGAATGCTTCCGCCTGGGTATGCCCTCAGTGCTTTTGAGTAAATTTGTGGTCAACGGCGCCTTTATGCTGCTGCACGGCGGTTTTATTTTGGTGCTGTTGTATCAACTGCTGGGGCTGCCGATAGCCGGGCAACTCCTGTGGCTGCTGCCGATGCAGATCTTAATGTTGATGGCGGTCTGGCTCTGGGTGCAGGGGATTTTCTTTATGCTGGCCGACAGCGCCAGGGTGATCAGCTTTTGCACTGCGCTGTTTGCACCCGCCTTTGCCTTTATGGGCATTACCTTCCCGACCGGAGAAATGCCGCTGCTGGCGCAGTGGTGGCGTTTGTTGATGCCATCAAGCCACTATATAGAGTCTCATGTTGCGTTGGTGAGCTATGGCGCCGGGCCGGCCAGCTTACTGCCTCAGGCGCTGGGTTATCTCGGCTTTCTGCTGCTGTTGATCCCCAGTTGGTTCTTTGCCCGTCGTTATGCCAGGGTGCTGCAGTCGCAGTTGCCGCTTGAGGAGACGTTATGA
- a CDS encoding HlyD family secretion protein has translation MRVNPLVAIVALVTIVAALVYGLILAYSPKPQLLQGQIEAREYNVSSKVPGRVEQVLVRRGDSVSEGDLLFAIDSPELNAKLMQAEGGRDAAKAMQQEADSGARKQQVAASREQWLKAKAASELAKTTFDRVENLFRDGVLARQKRDEAFTQYQAAKYTEQAAYAMYQMTEEGAREETKAAAAGNARMAEGAVKEVSAILADSQMRAPKGGEITEVLLQVGELAPSGFPVVSLVDMTDAWAVFQVREDQLKQFKKGERMTLTLPALQRSVEFEVSHISVLGDFATWRATESGHDFDMRTFEVELRPLEPVADLRVGMSVLLEKS, from the coding sequence ATGCGGGTTAATCCTTTGGTGGCCATAGTGGCCCTGGTAACCATAGTGGCGGCGCTGGTATATGGGCTGATCCTGGCTTACTCCCCCAAGCCACAGCTGTTGCAGGGGCAGATAGAGGCCAGGGAATACAATGTGTCTTCCAAGGTGCCGGGCCGGGTAGAGCAGGTGTTGGTGCGCCGCGGAGACAGTGTCAGTGAAGGGGATCTGCTGTTTGCCATCGACAGCCCCGAGCTCAATGCCAAGCTGATGCAGGCCGAGGGTGGCCGCGATGCCGCCAAGGCGATGCAGCAGGAAGCCGACAGCGGTGCCCGTAAGCAGCAGGTGGCCGCCTCCCGCGAGCAATGGCTCAAGGCCAAGGCCGCCAGTGAACTGGCCAAGACCACCTTCGACCGGGTGGAAAACCTGTTCCGCGATGGCGTACTTGCCCGGCAAAAGCGTGATGAAGCCTTTACCCAATATCAGGCCGCCAAGTATACCGAGCAGGCCGCCTATGCCATGTATCAAATGACCGAAGAGGGCGCCCGGGAAGAAACCAAGGCCGCCGCTGCCGGTAATGCCCGGATGGCCGAAGGTGCGGTGAAAGAGGTCAGTGCCATACTCGCCGACAGCCAGATGCGCGCGCCCAAGGGCGGTGAAATCACCGAGGTGCTGTTGCAGGTGGGCGAGCTGGCACCCAGTGGCTTCCCTGTGGTCAGTTTGGTGGATATGACAGATGCCTGGGCCGTGTTTCAGGTGCGTGAGGATCAACTCAAGCAGTTCAAGAAGGGCGAGCGTATGACCCTGACACTGCCGGCGCTGCAACGCAGTGTCGAGTTTGAGGTCAGCCACATCAGTGTGCTGGGCGACTTCGCCACCTGGCGGGCGACCGAGAGTGGCCACGACTTTGATATGCGTACCTTTGAAGTGGAGCTCAGGCCGCTGGAGCCGGTGGCCGATCTGCGGGTGGGTATGTCAGTATTACTTGAAAAGTCTTGA
- a CDS encoding TolC family protein, with translation MKLTKFAWLLLWPLAAQPALAADYSFASAWQQLLEVSDKLAAEGQEVSRAEAQQEAGRDLNLPSLNINGSYTRLEKPIELDLRALNPLASMDPATLPPAIGGIIGSLPGSLFVTPFTEQDVFRASLQAMWPIYTGGQISAAQGIQAAQVAEKKQQLELARRELFTTLVDRYYAVTVTQALVQTQAQLVASLEKHYSHAEKLEQQGQIARVERLNAQVALDQAKVDLGSAKRRHEMALIALSRLLHQTDIATKSPLFMAPNSPSLPQLTELTLKQHPALRLLEAKETQAQGLVDMEKGKYFPTVFLYGNYTLYEDDSLFSKVEPDWMVGVGVKVPLLSRDGRSGKVQAAKSALLQARYTKAQTRQDLSLLVDQSYRQLLQAEEEVNALNSSLALAEENLKLRELAFNQGLSTSIDRVDAELKLSAVRTKQLAAQYRYVQAYARLMAVSGQLDEFIGRSDKQEIQDAG, from the coding sequence ATGAAATTGACCAAATTTGCCTGGTTGCTGTTGTGGCCGCTGGCGGCTCAGCCTGCGCTTGCCGCAGACTATAGTTTTGCCTCGGCCTGGCAACAGTTGCTGGAGGTGAGCGATAAGCTGGCCGCCGAAGGCCAGGAAGTCAGCCGCGCCGAGGCGCAGCAAGAGGCCGGGCGCGACCTTAACCTGCCATCGCTCAACATCAACGGCAGCTATACCAGGCTGGAAAAACCGATAGAGCTGGATCTGCGCGCTCTCAATCCACTCGCCTCTATGGATCCCGCCACTCTGCCGCCAGCCATAGGTGGCATTATTGGTTCTTTGCCTGGCTCGCTGTTTGTGACTCCTTTCACCGAGCAGGATGTGTTCCGAGCCAGCTTACAGGCGATGTGGCCGATTTATACCGGTGGCCAGATCTCTGCCGCTCAAGGCATTCAGGCGGCTCAGGTGGCTGAGAAGAAGCAGCAACTGGAGTTGGCGCGGCGTGAGCTATTTACCACTCTGGTAGACAGATACTATGCCGTCACTGTGACCCAGGCTTTGGTGCAGACCCAGGCTCAGCTGGTGGCATCGCTGGAAAAGCATTACAGCCACGCTGAAAAACTGGAACAACAGGGGCAGATCGCCAGAGTCGAGCGCCTCAATGCCCAGGTGGCACTGGATCAGGCCAAGGTCGACCTCGGCAGTGCCAAACGCCGCCATGAGATGGCGCTGATAGCCTTGTCACGCCTGCTGCACCAGACTGATATCGCCACCAAGTCACCGCTGTTTATGGCGCCAAACTCCCCTTCATTGCCGCAGTTGACTGAGCTGACGCTGAAGCAGCATCCAGCCTTGCGCTTGTTGGAGGCGAAAGAGACCCAGGCTCAGGGCCTGGTCGATATGGAAAAGGGAAAATACTTCCCCACGGTTTTCCTCTACGGTAACTACACCCTCTATGAAGACGACAGCCTGTTTTCCAAGGTCGAACCCGACTGGATGGTAGGCGTCGGGGTCAAGGTGCCGCTGCTTTCTCGTGATGGTCGCAGTGGCAAGGTGCAGGCGGCCAAGAGCGCCCTGCTGCAGGCCAGATACACCAAGGCACAAACCCGTCAGGATCTCAGTCTGTTGGTGGATCAGAGCTATCGCCAACTGCTGCAGGCCGAAGAGGAGGTTAACGCCTTGAACAGTTCTCTGGCGCTGGCAGAGGAAAACCTCAAGCTGCGGGAACTGGCTTTCAATCAAGGGCTGTCTACCTCCATCGACAGGGTGGATGCCGAGCTCAAACTCAGTGCGGTACGCACCAAGCAGTTGGCGGCTCAATATCGTTATGTTCAGGCCTATGCCCGCTTGATGGCGGTCAGTGGCCAGTTGGATGAATTTATCGGACGCAGTGACAAGCAGGAGATACAGGATGCGGGTTAA
- a CDS encoding IS110 family transposase, whose amino-acid sequence MEQIIGIDLAKRVFQVNIVSAQGEKKANKMITREKLTAFIVQQPPSRIVMEACGSANYWSRQFRQYGHEVKQISPQYVAPFRMGSKNDKNDAAAIVEADSRPGMRYVPEKSIEQQDIQCLHRVRQRLMKNKTALINQIRGLGLEYGIAIPEGAHKIMAHLPEHLEDAENELTTLSRELFHEMLQELQDNQQRIKTLDLRLALISQQNEDTLRLKSIPGIGPLGASALTVALGDSADFQNGRHFASYLGLVPKEHSSGGKVRLLGITKRGDGYLRGLLIHGARSVVYRVINLPEERCGGLQRWLKGIIARSGVNKAVVALANKNARIAWALINQKNRVYR is encoded by the coding sequence ATGGAACAAATTATCGGAATTGATCTGGCAAAGCGAGTTTTTCAGGTGAATATCGTATCTGCGCAGGGTGAGAAGAAAGCGAATAAAATGATCACCCGTGAAAAATTGACGGCGTTTATTGTTCAGCAGCCTCCGTCCCGTATTGTGATGGAAGCGTGCGGCAGTGCAAATTACTGGTCACGCCAGTTCAGGCAATACGGACATGAAGTTAAACAAATCAGTCCACAGTATGTTGCCCCCTTCAGAATGGGCAGTAAAAATGACAAAAATGATGCAGCTGCAATTGTCGAAGCTGACAGTCGCCCGGGTATGCGCTATGTGCCGGAGAAGTCTATTGAACAGCAGGATATTCAGTGTCTGCACCGGGTTCGCCAGCGGCTGATGAAAAACAAAACCGCGCTGATTAACCAGATACGGGGGCTAGGCCTGGAATACGGTATCGCCATACCGGAAGGGGCTCATAAAATTATGGCCCACCTGCCTGAGCACCTGGAGGATGCAGAAAATGAGCTCACCACGCTCAGCCGGGAGCTGTTCCATGAGATGTTGCAGGAACTTCAGGACAATCAGCAGCGGATTAAAACTCTGGATCTGCGCCTTGCGCTTATCAGCCAGCAAAATGAGGATACCCTCAGACTGAAAAGCATACCTGGTATCGGGCCATTAGGGGCTTCAGCCTTGACGGTAGCTCTGGGCGACAGCGCTGATTTTCAGAATGGCCGGCATTTTGCCAGCTATCTGGGGCTGGTTCCGAAGGAGCACAGCAGTGGTGGTAAAGTCAGACTACTCGGGATAACAAAACGCGGAGATGGTTATCTGCGAGGACTGCTTATTCATGGCGCCCGCTCAGTGGTTTACCGGGTCATCAACCTTCCGGAAGAACGATGTGGAGGTCTCCAGCGGTGGCTGAAAGGTATTATTGCCCGAAGTGGCGTAAACAAAGCTGTAGTGGCGCTGGCTAACAAAAATGCCCGAATAGCGTGGGCGCTAATAAACCAAAAAAACAGAGTATATCGTTAA
- a CDS encoding transposase, giving the protein MTTARRQLIDAESTPFYHVINRCVRRAFLCGEDALSGRSYEHRRGWIVDKIRQLSSIFCIDVCAYAVMSNHYHLVLKIDLAAQQSLSPFEVIERWTGLFSGNPVAAKFLKGDSLSEGERILLDTLTSDWQERLGSISWFMRCLNEDIARKANREDGCKGVFWEGRFKSQALLDEQALLACMMYVDLNPIRAGIADSLQTSDYTSIQERIEEVAEPASANTSLKPLLQFDGATTAAEQSGIPFHFADYLELIDWTGRAVREDKRGFIASSRPKLLLELGISDDAWITSAKEFRRQYSGMSGRWDAMCAMKAKCGGKWCRGKQQSKAIHPH; this is encoded by the coding sequence ATGACCACCGCCCGTCGCCAGTTGATAGATGCTGAAAGTACGCCCTTTTACCACGTGATTAACCGTTGCGTGAGAAGGGCATTTTTGTGTGGTGAAGATGCACTGTCGGGGCGCAGTTACGAGCATAGACGTGGCTGGATAGTGGATAAAATCAGGCAGTTGTCGTCAATATTCTGCATCGACGTTTGCGCTTATGCGGTTATGAGTAATCACTACCATTTGGTGCTCAAAATCGACCTTGCAGCGCAACAATCGTTGTCGCCATTTGAAGTCATTGAGCGTTGGACCGGGCTCTTTAGTGGCAATCCTGTGGCGGCAAAGTTCCTCAAGGGCGATAGTCTCTCGGAAGGCGAGCGAATACTGTTGGATACGCTGACTAGCGATTGGCAGGAACGCCTTGGCAGTATCAGTTGGTTTATGCGCTGTTTAAACGAAGATATCGCCCGCAAGGCCAATCGAGAAGATGGCTGCAAGGGCGTATTCTGGGAAGGACGCTTTAAGTCGCAGGCGCTGCTCGATGAACAGGCGCTGCTGGCCTGCATGATGTATGTGGATTTAAATCCTATTCGCGCAGGTATTGCAGATTCGCTGCAAACTTCTGACTACACCTCCATTCAGGAGCGCATAGAAGAAGTTGCTGAGCCTGCATCTGCCAACACTTCACTTAAGCCACTGCTGCAATTTGATGGTGCAACCACTGCCGCCGAACAAAGCGGCATTCCATTTCACTTTGCCGACTATCTGGAGCTGATTGATTGGACAGGCCGGGCGGTGCGGGAAGACAAGCGTGGCTTTATTGCCTCTTCCAGGCCCAAACTGCTGCTTGAGCTTGGTATCAGTGACGATGCCTGGATAACTTCCGCCAAGGAGTTTCGCCGTCAGTACAGTGGCATGAGTGGCCGATGGGATGCAATGTGTGCCATGAAGGCCAAATGTGGCGGTAAATGGTGCCGGGGTAAGCAACAAAGCAAAGCAATACACCCCCATTAA
- the tldD gene encoding metalloprotease TldD: MPFLTQVGQSLLQEGLHLDDLQTYLERIHQHQVDFSDLYFQGSRHETWVLEDGIVKEGSFHIERGVGVRAISGEKTGFAYADEITPKALAAAADAARGIAQTGGSYQTQAWKRRGAKALYLSEDPIAALEEGRKIALLKEADAYIRSLDSRIIQVVVSLAGVHEEILVAASDGTLAADIRPLVRFNCSVILEENGRRERGGAGGGGRHHYQTLMAAADDGLPMCFAFAREAVRQAQVNLQAIDAPAGEMPVVLGAGWPGVLLHEAVGHGLEGDFNRKGSSAFSGKIGQQVASKLVTVVDDGTLENRRGSLTIDDEGTPAHKTVLIENGILKGYMQDKLNARLMGQKPTGNGRRESYAHLPMPRMTNTYMLAGESAPADIIKSVKKGLYAPNFGGGQVDITSGKFVFSASEAYLIENGEITSPVKGATLIGNGPEAMGQISMVGTDLELDKGVGVCGKDGQSVPVGVGQPTLKLDRLTVGGTA; this comes from the coding sequence ATGCCATTTTTAACCCAAGTGGGACAGAGTTTACTGCAAGAGGGACTGCACCTCGACGATCTGCAAACTTACCTGGAGCGAATCCACCAACACCAGGTGGATTTTTCCGATCTCTATTTTCAGGGCAGCCGTCATGAAACCTGGGTGCTGGAAGATGGCATAGTCAAGGAAGGCAGTTTTCATATTGAGCGCGGTGTCGGTGTCCGAGCCATCAGTGGTGAAAAGACAGGTTTCGCCTACGCCGATGAGATAACCCCCAAGGCCTTGGCCGCCGCCGCCGATGCCGCCAGAGGCATAGCCCAGACTGGGGGCAGCTATCAAACTCAGGCCTGGAAGCGCCGCGGCGCCAAGGCGCTGTATCTGAGTGAAGATCCGATAGCGGCACTGGAAGAGGGCCGTAAAATTGCCCTGCTCAAGGAAGCGGATGCCTATATCCGCAGCCTGGATAGTCGCATCATTCAAGTGGTGGTCAGCTTGGCCGGAGTGCATGAAGAGATACTGGTAGCTGCCAGCGATGGTACTCTGGCGGCGGATATCCGGCCGCTGGTACGCTTCAACTGCTCTGTGATCCTCGAAGAAAACGGTCGCCGTGAACGGGGCGGTGCCGGTGGCGGTGGTCGTCACCACTATCAAACCCTGATGGCTGCCGCTGATGACGGCTTGCCCATGTGTTTTGCCTTTGCCCGCGAGGCCGTGCGTCAGGCACAGGTCAACCTGCAGGCGATAGACGCCCCTGCCGGTGAAATGCCTGTGGTACTGGGCGCTGGTTGGCCTGGAGTCTTGTTGCATGAAGCGGTTGGCCACGGCCTGGAAGGTGACTTCAACCGTAAGGGCAGCAGCGCCTTCAGCGGTAAGATTGGCCAGCAGGTGGCCTCCAAGTTGGTCACTGTGGTGGACGATGGCACGCTGGAAAACCGCCGTGGCTCGCTGACCATAGATGATGAAGGTACCCCGGCGCACAAGACAGTGTTGATTGAGAACGGCATTCTCAAGGGTTATATGCAGGACAAACTCAATGCCCGCCTGATGGGGCAAAAGCCCACCGGGAATGGCCGCCGCGAATCATACGCTCACTTGCCTATGCCGCGGATGACCAACACCTATATGCTGGCCGGTGAGTCGGCGCCCGCCGATATTATCAAGTCGGTGAAAAAAGGCCTCTACGCCCCCAACTTCGGTGGCGGTCAGGTGGATATCACCTCGGGTAAGTTTGTGTTCTCGGCCTCTGAAGCCTACCTGATTGAAAACGGCGAGATCACCAGTCCGGTGAAGGGCGCGACCCTGATAGGCAACGGCCCGGAAGCCATGGGGCAGATCTCCATGGTGGGCACAGATCTTGAACTCGACAAAGGCGTCGGCGTCTGCGGTAAAGACGGCCAGAGTGTCCCGGTCGGGGTTGGGCAGCCAACGCTTAAACTGGACCGTCTGACGGTCGGTGGTACAGCCTGA